ttatGTGACGTGGTGCATTTTAAAATACCAAGAGTTTAAGGACTAGGCACACCGACAATATTTAGCCTAAGTTCACCGAACTTCATAAACCTAGTCGCGCTTTTCCCTAGGATCACAGTAAATGTTTGCTGGACGTTCAGTGAATCCCGGTGAACTTAGATACAACAAATATCGACGGCTCGACGTCGATAttctattttgaataatttaaatctaatattaTTCATTTGTGACTGCTTTCTGTTTTGCACCTTGACATTTTCAGTCATTAGAAAACCGGGAAGTATTCGAGAATTTACATatttattcgaatttaaaaaggtttccttaaaaattcttttatcttgTAAATTGCAGAATGTGAAGTCCTTCCAAAAGCAGCCTACCATCTTCCTAAACAGAAAGAGAGTTCCGGGCCAAAAAGTTAAGAAATCCTTACGATATACTCGAAATGTGGGTCTTGGTTTTAAGGCGCCAAGGGAGGTAAGTTTGAAGAAGATATTTTGTCACTAAATTTTAAGACCATTTATGAGgcagtattatatttattttacctTAATTGCAGGCATTGGAAGGAAGTTATATCGACAAGAAGTGTCCTTTCACTGGCAATGTTTCCATTAGAGGTAGAATCCTTACAGGCGTAGTCCAGAAACTGAAAATGCAGAGGACTATCGTAATTAGGAGGGATTATCTACACTATATTCGAAAGTACAACCGTTTCGAAAAAAGACATAGGAACATGTCTGTCCATTTGAGCCCTGCTTTCAGGTTTTTActcgttaaatttttgaaatattatctacatttttaggttttgttaaatcaaaatgatatttttatattatatttgcattattttataatagaagttctttaattttaaatacatataagTTTCCTGTTTCTTCGATTTTATTGAGCAGAAATGTGAGCATCTAAAATCCAAAGTAATGAATTACATATGATGATATTGACGACGGTCTTCTGAATACAAATTGAAGTTACTTATTCGTCTactgaatcaaaaaaattaaaaattaatgtcctttttcaaaaaagtaaacttttttctacaaattttttctaatattatagggaTGTTGAAATTGGGGACGTCGTCACCATTGGAGAATGCAGACCGTTAAGTAAAACGGTCCGGTTTAATGTTTTAAAGGTCACAAAAGGAACCGGAGCAAAGAagagtttcaaaaagttttaggtatttatcatttattttatttatttgtggaTTAAGCAAACAAAACGTTCTAAATCAACGAGTTCAgttctaaatatttaaggatatattTTAGCTTGTAAGTCTTCAATTTAATAGTGTTTTGAagttagtaacaaaattaaaaaggatttattCACGTTTGATTCAGCAAAGACATATTTCACTCATTATTCATGTTCTAATGATAGAAATGTACTATTTCTTGTTTACATGTGAAAGAAGAAGATAACTTTATAGATGAttactatattttcaattttaaaaatagaattttaaagttttgtaaaattgtatattaaaagaaaaatattgaaaagtatttatgatttttaaacattgtttacatttttagaaattagacgATTCCCATTTTTGCgatttgtgcaaaaaaaaaaattataagaaatcatgcgtgtttgaattttttgctttgtttttcaaaaaaatcccaagtttttctttaaacttttataactttagaaaatttaggaaattgtcaaaattaacaaaatgacggTGGGTTTTCCGAAAAtactaaaagttgattttctcaaaaacctcacattcatattttttttctatttttttaaatttctactatcATAAGAAAAATGACTTGGGAGTTTTTTGCGGGCTAAATCACTTTTGCggtcagaagaatttttttcataaaatctaattttccttaaaaatattaagaaaatagtttgcacacttaaaaaagttctacaaaaaatgtctttactcatttatgatatcttgcactttttccgagaaaaataaataaaatcaatattcctTTCGGGAAACTGCAGTTGCAACAATTCTGTTGTGGTCTATACTGTATGGTTTTTCTGTGCACAATTTCAAAATCAGGATATACTTGTCGTTTggcattttatatttattcttcGAGATTACCTATTATTGTGAATCTAAATTTGCatagaattatagaaaaaaatgaacgACATTTTTGAATTCCAATGTGTcacttatatataaaattaaaaaaaaaactattgtaagAACTAGAGacgttttgttaatttttaccaTTTGCTACATTTTCTCGCGGATTCTGAAATAAGGCGATAAACTCTACCGGAATttggaaataaatgttaaatatcaaTTGGCTTAAAAGTTAtataacttcaaacaaaaaattgttgttttttttctaaatgaaaaaaaaattcaaatacggaTAACTtcgtgaaacttttttttcacaaatagcAAAAATTCGTaacgcctaatttcctctaaaaaaagaAGGTATTTTGATCCCGAGACTACccttaaaactacccttaaaacaaaaaatgtcaattcttcatgaaatcgaccttttgaacaccgtattctcgtattttttttacttaaaattattactattggcctagtggaatatttattatcattggttaattaattcttattcaaacaaatggaatttgtttcaccttaacttaaaattattactattagtctggtggaatatttaataacattggcttttaatttttaattgtttaaacaaatttaatttgttcaaatattttgtttgaaattagctTTTCCCtcaaaattatcactattggtctagtggaatatttattaacattagttcattcattttcaattatttaaacaaatgtatttttaataatttcgtttcgtattttttaaaaataaaaattatgactgtatgtctagtggaatatttatcagtaataattaattagtgattaataattaaattaataataataaatttatcagttatatttatgtaataatttttgtttaaacaaaattaatcaaacaatgttgataaatattccactgaagaaatattaatcatttttataaaaagatatttaagcaatttccctttgtttaaaaaattgaaaattaattaactattgttaatgaatattccactagaccaatagtaataatttttaagggaaaaaattccatttgtttaaataataatcaattaatgaatcaatgttaataaatattccacaacACTAATATTAATCATTGGGGAGGGGgggcaaattttcaaagaaaaaaattattgaaacaaattccgtttgtttaaataattaaaaattaaccaatgataataaatattccactagaccaatattaataattttaagtaaaaaaagatgagaatacagtgttcaaaaggtcgatttcatgaaaaattgatcttttttgttctaagggtagtttttaggtactCGTGGGAGTGTGGTTAGGGGTGCCAagcccatatgtctgatagatgaaattcttcgttgtataattctctacaggcccccatactttcccgtcacatttattcaaaccctaaaaaatcattctaaaaaataaaaaaaattagggaatttcttgttttggaccaccctagtgtagaacctacctgatttgaaatggattcggtcaaaGTATTTTTGATGATGAGTTTGACGACGGTCTTCAGAACAAAAATTGAACGACACTATCGTCTACTGAAATTAtgtctttattaaaaatactaataatatgaaaattgaacCCTGTAAATAATGTAGTTCCTTTTATCATAGGAGAGTAAAAACCCAATTGGAACTTGAAGCTGAACGTGATTCGTCTGAAAACCATCGAGGACAATGTTTTACAATGACTTACCATCTGTACATTGTAAATACTTAACGCCGATGAGATCATGTGcgttaaataaattcatataataaaattagttttaatatttttttcgtacttttaatacttttagattttttgcacATATCCATTAGAGTGGTCCTTATTTACTCGTGgtggatttttttcgaatttctttggCTTCATCCCCTTATTTTGTTTTAGTGACCGAAAAAAATATCTCCaccaaatttgagcaaaatcagttaatattaaaATGTGGCCCAAAGCACTCAAGGTTTCTCATGCAATTAACGGGAGGGAAAGtaccgtaaaatttcaaatgcagttAATTTTGTTATATGTAATCGGAATTCTTTGGCTCTGTAAAATCGAAGGTCTGGATCGAGAAACTCGCCCAGCGCTCGAGATCGTGTGAAATTATTGTTCAAACGTCTCGGGTGACGGAAATTTTTAAagtcacaaaattaaattaaattgaattaaatgatgaattatttaattattaaattgaattaattattaaaattaaattaaatcgatTAAATGGAACGATGGGTTCACACTGCGAAATAtgtgttttacttgaaaatgtcaGTTAAAATTAGATTCACCTAATTGTGCGTTTGAAAGaactagttattttttaaattattattacaccattaagccatttccctttcggggtaggcgtgactcactcgttaGGGGAAAGgaatagtgtgtggaagggatagagatttttcagattaatccagaattctcgtgctattgtaaataacacgtttgttccgcaacactgctccgacccagattgcagatcaatctctctagcaatcaccccaagcgaagaacctcgcgaagtcattatgtaaggttccccacttgggtccaacaatagccaaggtctttgtttcaggcgtcattcactctactgacactctttttattaactatttgccgccatactttcctgtcctggcatacttctctagctNNNNNNNNNNNNNNNNNNNNNNNNNNNNNNNNNNNNNNNNNNNNNNNNNNNNNNNNNNNNNNNNNNNNNNNNNNNNNNNNNNNNNNNNNNNNNNNNNNNNgaggcccatgctcttcatgcttgcatctagtttattcaacattctttgtaggtcttcgatagactctgccataacaaccttatcatttgcGAATGCTAACCcatgtacccttactgtttcgagatccacaccctcttcgtcgaagagagccattcttaaacacttgtccataaataatataaataaccttgcagacataacgcattcttgtctgactccttgaataatatcaaaacagtcactcagtttcccattcactcttacacacgctttgctacctgtatatattgtttttatagcttgtaggagccatccattgactccatactctttcaggacttcccaaagttcacTTCTATcgaccttgtcaaaagctttttctaggtcaacaaatgcacagaaaactttttttcctactctcaaacttttttctgttatttctcTTAAGCTAattatttgatccgtacatgaccttcctggcagccttaccgtttttcaagttcttaattatatccctaacctcagtgacacagactttttcaattgagttttccatcgcatcgtgttcaacatcgcagttgtggtgacctatagcttcatctccgaattgtctcctaaaatagtctctgaaagcctctagtattccgtctgcattatatacctccccccccctactatttctcatgttgacaatttctgtacttttgtttccttcaCATCTCGAACCATATTGAATACTACATGTAGAAGTACCCAGTAATatgcgttgaattcagaaaaattaagaatttgtattcctatgaatacacgatttttcctccgtctcaAAATTCCCCAACGGGataagaaaaagtgcaaatcctattcctctcaatcgacttagtaaaatttaacgaaagaatttatttaacctattttcaattattaaatctttttataacttataaattcgaaatatattttaatttataatcatttatcttttaataatatatttaaacgtcttaaaaatgcatttaagaattctatttaaatgtgtcaattaaaataattttaactcttgaAAGGCGGACTTGAATGAattaagatgaaattttcaaaacttatattccacgtagaaggaatagaagacatctctgtgaggtgtatctATCGGtacaattccaaagaattaattatattgaaaattatatttatagaaataaattagtttctgagatatcctattcttataatgacattttaggcagatggaaaaatcgcacattcaaaataatagaataattttaacttctacgctgaaatctgaaaatattaatttttctctatttaacgcttattaccgggtatttCTTTCAAAAGCACAATTGGGTGAATCTAGTTTGGactgatattttcagttaaaacgcgAAATAAAATGGAATTATAAAATCTTCGGGTTTTTACAAAAGGACTTTGTTACTTCACGTTTTGATTAGTCATTATAAATTATTGTGGTAGTATTTTTTCTAAGACTGACGGGAGGGAAGCCCCTGTGGAGCTCCCCtggcgctcaagctataaagcctattgtgccactCAATTATCGTGGTAATTTCGCGCTTAAACTGCATTCGTGTTGAAACGTTTTTTTCAGACGTATATTCTCAAATGCTAGGTGTAAGCTTTTGCCTCTCGTAAAATAAATATTcgctattttcaacagaaattgatAACTTTGTACTTTGCACTTATGGTTAACTGAACCTTTATTGCGGGGTGATGTGGTTGTacatttctcttttattttttgcagaagttaataattttctataaaaaccatgaaaaattataaaaagtaagcCTTTATTGTGAGGTGgtagatttttctattttttcgaagaaaaatgtaGCTATTGATAATTGTGTGtagaaattcgttttaaaaacgAGGATTTGATAGAACGTTGTAGTTTCTCTTACGAATGTTTTCCATCTGAGTTTTGCATTGATAATTGTACAGGAAATTGTTGGAAAATTAGTTTGCCACCAGTAGAATGTGTTTGTTTCAAGCAACAGTACAATTTTAATTCGATTCCTTCAAGTCCGTGACTGATTTGAGATTTGGCACCTGATTTGCAattgtttctaatatattttattgaaaaacagttGTGAACCAGGTGACAAATCTAAATTTTCGTTACAGGCAGAGGCGATTACAggttttcttgttttttacgGCGGCACAATTATTATTTTGGGACAAGTTTTCAAATTCATGTTTAAACCTTTAGTTCCACTAAATCACTAGGGAGGTCGCTGAAGTTTGTGAGTCGGCCATGTTTATATTTCGTTTGACAGCTTGACAGTTCGTGAACGTAACACGCCACAAACGGcaacaaaataaatagaaatgtgacaattattttcattaaaacgtTATCAGTAGGACCGAAAGCTAAAGAAGTATTAGGTATGTTTTCTATGTATtaacgttaattatttttaagaaatatggtTTCATTATTTAGtatctttttgaggttatgtttatatttagGCGACGGGGcgtagaaaaatacaattttaaaataatagggTGTTTTACCATATTCTGtcatattattgtaaatttattacgtagtttatttaatttgtaggaAATATGTTACTTTTGGAAAAGGAAGTGCTTCGTATGCTATTTTAAAGCTAATTGAAATTCCCATTATTCCATTGACTTCGTACATAATTACTATGCTATATATCAGAAAAAACTCGTAAAAGTACAGTTATATATACTATATACAGGGAAATTGTTGCTGTTTTGATTTGtcaataaattaagtaaatgcGGTAATAaggactatatatatatatatatattccagcaaaacatgtaaccacttatctcacggtcgtgagacgtggttgtggctgaaatttttaccgcgatttcgctgggagcgggtgcaattttccagattagcagccgctcccggcgaaatcctgcggttgtccttatgacaaatttttaattatgtatatatatatatatgtatgtatataattaaaaaagaattccaattttgttttctttttatgttTGTAGAAATGGAAGTTTTCCAAATTAAGTTGAAATCTCTTCCGATTTCgttgttattttaaaaacgaaattttacatTATCAGATAAACTAAGTACATGTAGGCTTTaggaaaaaattacaaactatGTATTATAACTAACTTTCCCAGGTtcaaataatttactttattttcaagtaaattaaattagTAGTGCTTTACAAAGTTATGAGGACAtttattattcgttttttttacatTAGTCTCATACATATTTTTGCAtataatcaaacaaaaagtattttccTTTTTCATACGTGCTTGGActcatttttatgcaaattttgcaTTTGTTTTCATAAAATGAATGTATAATCGAGGAATTAATTTCTTAGAATCTGACAAATTCAAGGTTTTCGGCAAATTCGCCTGATGACTTTTGTCCGAAGGAAATTGATTTAAAGaattaagttaattaaaagaaatgcgGTCGAGGTTCAGCTGAAAAATGAGCCTAAAGAAACATTCGGAGttatttttacttcaataaaaccgtaacattgaaattatttatcgCCGAATTTATTGATCGTCTGAtctgaaagagaattttttttattttattgcattgAGAAAATAGGAGTAtgaaaatatcattcaaaattacaattcagcataattttttataggtatttaaaatttttaaatcaacaatgTGAATCGTTGTTTAATCTTTTCTATTTATTAACAGATCGAATGAGTTTTTGCTGGACTATGCAAAGGATGGGAGGAGAAATTTTTCTAGGAAGCGGAGGTATGCTTCACCGGGCCTTACTTTTCATGCTAAAACTTGGATGGAAATCTCGTTTTCGATTACCTATAATTATCGTCGTTACTTTTATCGTTATGGACATCAGGATGCATTTGGAAATAGACGTTGAAGTCTAATTCAACGACAAAACATGCaagcaaaaaaattctcttttgggACTCAATgcttatgttttattattattacttatacttttatattaaaatttcttagatTCATAAGATAGCTTTAGTTATAGTTAAGAACCAActagttgttaaatttgaaattggatATTTGACTAAGGTGACACAAATTAATATATAGTTTAAGACTCGTcaaaaatttatggaaagttattGATCATGGTGAATTGaggttatttgaataaattttattttatggttgTTTACTAGATAGTTCTTCTTCCGCAGTCTTTGCCTTCGATTCATATGGTTTCCTAAAGAAATgccaaaaaatctaataaaaataagGAGGTGGGTATACAAAAATGTCATTCTCTATGAATAATagtgtattttctattttattacaaTGAAACTGTTATACAAGTTTGTAAACATTAAGGCAACGGTAAGCTGACATATCGTAGATATCCACGATATTTCCATAAATATACATtctgtcatttaaaaaatatagcttCCTTATATATCATCCTTCATGTAATTGACAAAATCATATTTCAATACCGATCACGAATAGAAATTCATCAAAAAGCGGGATTCAAA
This Belonocnema kinseyi isolate 2016_QV_RU_SX_M_011 chromosome 3, B_treatae_v1, whole genome shotgun sequence DNA region includes the following protein-coding sequences:
- the LOC117168836 gene encoding 40S ribosomal protein S11-like; translation: MADQNVKSFQKQPTIFLNRKRVPGQKVKKSLRYTRNVGLGFKAPREALEGSYIDKKCPFTGNVSIRGRILTGVVQKLKMQRTIVIRRDYLHYIRKYNRFEKRHRNMSVHLSPAFRDVEIGDVVTIGECRPLSKTVRFNVLKVTKGTGAKKSFKKF